One genomic window of Desulfuromonas sp. includes the following:
- a CDS encoding DUF1015 domain-containing protein — protein sequence MAKIVPFRGVRYNPDSVKDLSKVMAPPYDVISPELQDDLYARHPANVVRLILGKTSEEDGEADNRYTRAAADFEKWQEDGALMRDAEPSVYLYDQEYPIEDGTVVVRKGFMALTRIEDFSSGVVKPHEKTLSGPKTDRLNLTKACGANFSPIFSLYSDPCCALESLTRKDREQSPALEVSDDDGVKHRLWRVTDPASIEKAQELLSSKPLFIADGHHRYETALNFRNLMREKHPGYTGKELFNYVLMYFANMEDQGMLIFPTHRMIFNLEAFHLKSLLEALGEHFLIDRRQIDSTDPAARAQAREELKERGRDKHVMGLFAGDETLYFLTLKDEAVMDSFFDPSSPKVLRTLDVSILHKLILEGLLDITPEAQEKQVNLKYVKNFDDPFDLVQCGEFQLAFLMNSTRMSEVRDVANAGEKMPQKSTYFYPKLLTGLVINKIAASETVEG from the coding sequence ATGGCTAAAATTGTTCCGTTTCGCGGGGTGCGCTACAACCCGGACAGCGTTAAAGACCTGTCTAAGGTGATGGCTCCCCCCTACGACGTGATCTCGCCCGAACTTCAGGATGACCTTTACGCCCGCCACCCGGCCAACGTGGTCCGCCTCATCCTCGGCAAGACTTCCGAAGAGGACGGCGAGGCCGACAACCGCTACACCCGCGCCGCCGCCGACTTTGAAAAGTGGCAGGAGGACGGTGCTTTGATGCGCGACGCCGAGCCCTCCGTCTACCTCTATGACCAGGAATACCCCATCGAGGACGGCACCGTCGTCGTACGCAAGGGGTTCATGGCCCTGACCCGCATCGAGGATTTCTCCTCCGGGGTGGTCAAGCCCCACGAGAAGACGTTGAGCGGTCCCAAGACCGACCGACTCAACCTCACCAAGGCCTGTGGCGCCAATTTCAGCCCCATCTTCTCCCTCTACTCCGACCCCTGCTGCGCCCTGGAGTCCCTGACCCGCAAGGATCGGGAGCAGAGCCCGGCCCTCGAAGTCTCTGACGACGACGGTGTCAAGCACCGGCTCTGGAGGGTGACCGACCCGGCGAGCATCGAGAAGGCTCAGGAACTCCTCTCCAGCAAGCCTCTCTTCATCGCAGACGGCCACCATCGCTACGAGACGGCCCTCAACTTCCGCAACCTGATGCGGGAGAAGCATCCCGGCTACACCGGCAAGGAGCTCTTTAACTACGTCCTCATGTACTTCGCCAACATGGAGGACCAGGGGATGCTGATCTTCCCGACCCACAGGATGATTTTCAACCTGGAGGCCTTTCACCTGAAGAGCCTTCTGGAGGCCCTTGGGGAGCACTTCCTCATCGACCGCCGGCAGATCGACTCCACCGATCCCGCTGCGCGGGCGCAGGCCCGTGAGGAACTGAAGGAGAGGGGCCGGGACAAGCACGTCATGGGCCTTTTCGCCGGGGACGAGACCCTCTATTTCCTTACCCTGAAGGACGAGGCGGTGATGGATAGCTTCTTCGACCCCAGCTCTCCGAAAGTTCTGAGGACCCTCGACGTCTCGATTCTCCACAAGCTGATCCTGGAGGGGCTCCTCGACATTACGCCGGAGGCCCAGGAGAAGCAGGTCAATCTCAAGTACGTGAAGAATTTCGACGACCCCTTCGATCTTGTTCAGTGCGGCGAGTTTCAGCTGGCCTTCCTCATGAATTCCACCCGCATGAGCGAAGTTCGCGACGTGGCCAACGCCGGGGAGAAGATGCCGCAGAAATCGACTTACTTCTACCCCAAGCTCCTCACCGGGCTGGTCATCAACAAGATCGCTGCATCGGAGACGGTGGAGGGGTAA